The genomic DNA ATTCAGCAAATTAGTATTTCAACTTCACAATTCTTTTcatattgaaatttaaatttaaatttaaatttgatacTTTTTTCACACTGGGCCTAACCTTTTAAAGTTTTCAAGGAAatattaaggattaatttgtaaaagaaaattttaagacCTGATGTAAAAACAATTGTTAAGTTTAAAACCACAtataaataaaaagaatttaaacccCAACCGACAATAGTTACCTGACCCAAAAAGTGATTTAATCctaatattatatatatcaaTAAATGTGCAATATTATATATAGCTTGTTTAAGGTTAAATCACTTTTTGGGCAtgaatttggtaattttttttacattagggcctgaattttttttatgtctaagttaagttttgaacttgacaattgtttttaaattgggGCTTGagcctttttttttaattcaagttAGGCCCTTAACTTTGCAATTGTTCTCACATTGGGTTTGAATCTTTTTTGTTCAACTAGTCATagaaaaccttaaaacttaagcCGCAATGTGAGAACAATTGATAAGTTCAAGTCTTAATATGAGAATAATTGttaagtttagggactaatttgaaaaaaaagtttAAGCCCCAATATAAAACAGTTGCCTAAGTTTAGGGACTAATGTAAAAACAATTAACAAGTTTAGAGTCTTTCTTAAACCAAGAAAGAGCTTAAGactcaaatataaaaaaattgtcAAATTAAGTCTCAAATAGATTTAActcataatattaaaaataataatttcaaaaattgaggcaggTGGCGAAAGGAAGCATGCATTTAACAAAATTGCCTCCTGGTATTGCCAGTATCAtcttaaaaaggaaaaagaaaatcttTATTCAAAGCCCACCAGTGGTAACTGGTAAGCAATTTGGATTTAATCATTCCCAAACAGAGGTAAACGTACCAAATAGAAATGGAGTCTAGTGCAATTGCTGCATTAGGAAGAAGACCAGATATAAGCACCAGTCCTTGGTTATACCATATCTCCAAGCTGCATTACCCAAAATCTACAAAGTTAGATAGGTAAAAGTATCAAAGAGGTTTTTGTATTACAAATCAAGTTGAATTTTAGCTTCTATAttcaaaaaatgagtaaattaatttatatactttagatcaaagagtaaattggttcttttattaaaaaactcatccatttttactgttaaaattgGTCCCTATATGTACACATGGCAAGTCTGGTTATTTTTTCGGCCACACCAATTTTTAACAATACACAAaagatgaatttaaaaaaaaaaaagaactaatATGTTGTTTGAACTAATATACAAAGATTAATTTATCTACTTTTTGAATATAAAGAACAATATATAATCTAACTTCTAGTACAAACATGATACATTATTTTATGATTTGGAGGGGCAGAAACAACATACCAAAGCATAACAGCAGAAGCAGCAGTAATCTTGAAATAAGGCCAAATCCCTTTAAAAGCTTTAGAAGACAAACCAGTCCAAGTCTCTTTACAGGAAGGACTTAAAACAATGTAAAGTCCATTAAGAATAGTAAGAATCCACCATGAAAGACTTAATGTCAAAGATGCCCCAAGAAGACCATATCCCAATACATCAACGGCAAGCCAAGTAAGAAGAATGTGGAGCAAAAATACCCCAACGGAGATATAAGCCAAAGGATTCACTATGTTTTGAGCTTGAAGGAACCTTTGCATGGGGCAACTTATGGCGAATGCGTAAAGTTGAGGGATTAAACCACGGGCGAAAACTTGGCCTTGCTCTGCTATACTTGCCGATTGACCTATTGCTTGAAGGATGGTGTCCGAATACCAATAGAGGAATGTTAGGATAACTGAGGCTCCTATGTGTAATACAATTGCTCTTTGGCAAATGATCCCCATGGCTGCGTATTTCTTGGCACCGTATGCTTGGCCACACACGGTCTGTACGGCACTCGCCATGCCCAACTGGTTTTCATGCGTGGGGGGAAAAACAGAGTTATAAAACAAATTGGACCCACGATAAATTAATTAGTTAactaaacaaaattttaattttttaaattaaaaaataattaattacttgTTGGCTTAACATCCAGGTGACAATTTATATGCATGCCACATcagcaaaattaacaaatgttaaTTTTTCTATTCATTTTGAAATGATTTGATAAACAACACAAGTTTAAaagataaaacataaatttttttatctaatttaatttaaattgcaTCGATATTTGTTATAATAATAcgaaaaatataaattcaaatgTAGTTAAAGCACGATattaaaaactaaaagaaaagtAAATCTTTAGAAAGGGTAAAAAGGAGAAGAGATAAACAAAATTACCATAATCCCATAAGCAAGACCTTGAATTCCAACACTAGCAATAGAAGCACCAGCCAATTCCAATGCACTCAGATGACCAGTGAACATTAAGGTGACAAAAGTGAGCATATAATTAAAAACAGAGACAACTATGGATGCCCCTGATAACAACCACAAAATCCTCGATTCCCACGCAACAAGCCTCACCCACCACCCTACTCCTCCGCCGCCGTCACCCCTTTCAAACACCTCTTCGATCGCATCCGATGATAATTCTGATATTCGTAGCAATGGCCGCTGCTCCTCTGAACCCATGCTTTACTAACTTTCTAGTATCTACGTTAGGCAGTGACTTTTATTATTTAGTCTTTTGTAATATGTTGTCATTTAtcaagcaatatatatatatggaatacaTGGATTCTACTGTTTTTTTATTAGAGGGCATGTTTACCTAACAGTCATTGCCTTTGGCTAGGTGAGAATGACAGATTTTGTTCTTTGGCGCCTAGCGCTTACTTTGGGTATTTCTTTGTTTAGTTTGATAAGtttgtaatttcataatttagatTTCGTCAAGATTTCATGATGTGACTAATATTTTTGAAACACGATTTAATAGTTGGTTAGACCGACTGAAAAGAAGACTGCCCGAGATACTGGTCCAAACAAAAGGGTTATATTGATTAAATCGAAAACTActcaaaattgataaaaattgaaacCTTGGACAAAAAACCAGTAATTAAAccgtttattttttaaaattttatagaatttttaattattgttgATCTAGCAGTTAAACCGATCAAACCAGTTGAATCGAGAATTAGTAGTCTAACTAGTTCAACTACTAATTCTAAAATTAGAATACTGTATGTGACATTCTAAGATTATATCATGTCATCAActgaaattttatatatatatttttaattcaagTGATGATGCGACACAATCTTATAGCACCACgttatcaaatttttataattttcaagttcaaagaccaaaataaataaataaataatacaaatatgAAAGTGAATATAATTATCAAATTTGgggtaaataattatattaaaatgcaATTAAGATTGTCACTGTAATGCTTAGATGTATCTCTCAATTTGCGAAATCTAAACACTTATAGTTAGGCAACTAATTTTTCATCAtatagattttttaaaattttatttcaagaatttaatttaatttaagatAATATTAAAAGTAATTTTTACATATCCAATAATAATACATCGcatcatatatatttttagtgtatataaataatataatatatcaataaatattaaattaactcttattattatttttaattttaaaattaataaaattaatctatttttaataaaattttaaaaccctaaatcttaAATCTCTTTTATACTTGAAATCTTAATTTGATTATTTCCTTaaaatcataaatattaaaatccTAAATTCTAATCTACCGTACCATAAATCATAAATCTAGAAAGAAAAACCCAtaaattacttttattatttttaaattttatttaatttttacgttaattttgtttaattaatcAATATTAATTAGGGCTAAAATATTATTAAGGagaattgatttaataaaattttagtatcttattaatataatttaaaatcttaTTTCAATTTCAAAGTCCGACATTCTTCTTGAGTTTACGAAAGAGGACCTAACGTTTATATCATATTGATTTTTTGGGTAAATTTCATCATTAGTCACTAAACTATAAGtaagtttttgttttggtcacttaactaacGAAAGTTATAATTTGGTCActgaactatttaaaagttttcatttaagtcattggatTGTTAAAATCGATGCTATATGGCTTTTTTTGTTCGCATTACATGCACCAATATAAAGCTCTCTTTCCCATTCTCttctacaatttaatttttttcatgaaataactttGGACATCACGAATTTACAAACTAAACTTTAAACAACTTTTTTTTCCCGATCTCACAATGACCGTCAAATCAACTTTGATTTAAGGTATGTTCT from Gossypium arboreum isolate Shixiya-1 chromosome 9, ASM2569848v2, whole genome shotgun sequence includes the following:
- the LOC108454681 gene encoding protein DETOXIFICATION 41; the encoded protein is MGSEEQRPLLRISELSSDAIEEVFERGDGGGGVGWWVRLVAWESRILWLLSGASIVVSVFNYMLTFVTLMFTGHLSALELAGASIASVGIQGLAYGIMLGMASAVQTVCGQAYGAKKYAAMGIICQRAIVLHIGASVILTFLYWYSDTILQAIGQSASIAEQGQVFARGLIPQLYAFAISCPMQRFLQAQNIVNPLAYISVGVFLLHILLTWLAVDVLGYGLLGASLTLSLSWWILTILNGLYIVLSPSCKETWTGLSSKAFKGIWPYFKITAASAVMLCLEIWYNQGLVLISGLLPNAAIALDSISICMNYWNWDINFVLGFSAAASVRVSNELGAGHPKLTKFSVIVVNATSIFISTVFTAIVIICRSLLIKAFSSDAEVIEAGSSLIPLLAISIFLNGIQPILSGVAIGSGWQHIVAYVNLTTYYIIGLPIGCVLGFKLGLGVEGIWWGMVVGVLLQTITLIILTARTNWDLEVEKAADRLRKSANEETLQLIAD